One genomic window of Tenacibaculum tangerinum includes the following:
- a CDS encoding tetratricopeptide repeat protein, with translation MKNLCLLFFAFYIVVNPLSAQSTCEKNLTIAKKYLEKRHNIREALLEEIKTSLDSCPANNGKYFYVKGLIELRKKSTPNYDSAFEHFKTSAEYGFTRAKTYLGYFYKNGWSRPIDYNQSLYWIQQAANEEDNNALYTLGYYYLKGLANLEPDYDKAVSYFEQSNHKMAKHWLAFCQYFGFGIAKDEVNAENSLETIDTPNSKALLAYLNNLQHDTVDFEMFTSPEQAISTNLLHTNESENLYGLWLEKDWKNKKTIRKLPIIIETGSNNDTKFNIKIEEQTYSIVVDDKGKLVSKDVLISLPSPFSLPNKPELNTYRITCIDMTKDTREGIYDIECVTWIEEYKEDGPPITIRVYSDEALAKKIDKTFTVYPTIFREKLNFSVTTEHQSNIRLSLFDVSGNMVKTKNYGECKSGKLTFEFLTNDVPMRNYIAVLHVNNLRFARHVIKVN, from the coding sequence ATGAAAAACCTCTGCCTACTTTTTTTTGCTTTTTATATTGTAGTAAACCCACTTTCAGCACAAAGCACCTGTGAAAAAAACCTTACTATCGCCAAAAAATATTTAGAAAAAAGACACAATATTAGAGAGGCGTTATTGGAAGAAATTAAAACTTCTTTAGATAGTTGCCCAGCAAATAATGGTAAATATTTTTATGTAAAAGGTCTTATCGAATTAAGAAAAAAATCAACTCCAAATTATGATAGCGCCTTTGAACATTTCAAAACTTCTGCTGAATACGGTTTCACACGAGCAAAAACTTATTTAGGATACTTTTATAAAAATGGCTGGAGCAGACCAATAGATTATAACCAATCTTTGTATTGGATACAGCAAGCTGCTAATGAGGAAGATAATAATGCGCTGTACACATTGGGGTATTACTATTTGAAAGGGTTGGCTAATTTAGAACCTGATTATGATAAAGCAGTTTCTTATTTTGAACAAAGTAATCACAAAATGGCTAAACACTGGTTGGCATTCTGCCAGTATTTTGGTTTTGGAATTGCTAAAGACGAAGTAAATGCAGAAAACTCACTAGAAACTATCGATACTCCGAATAGTAAAGCCTTATTGGCATATCTAAATAATTTACAACATGACACGGTAGACTTTGAAATGTTTACATCTCCAGAACAAGCTATTTCAACGAACCTATTGCATACCAATGAAAGTGAAAATTTATATGGCTTGTGGTTAGAAAAAGACTGGAAGAATAAAAAAACAATTAGAAAACTTCCTATTATTATTGAAACAGGTAGTAATAATGATACAAAATTCAATATAAAAATTGAAGAACAAACCTATTCAATAGTGGTGGATGACAAAGGAAAGTTAGTTTCTAAAGACGTATTAATATCGCTTCCCTCTCCTTTTTCACTCCCAAATAAACCTGAACTAAATACGTATCGCATTACGTGTATTGACATGACAAAAGATACCAGAGAAGGCATTTATGATATCGAATGTGTAACTTGGATAGAAGAATACAAAGAAGATGGTCCGCCTATTACAATAAGAGTTTATAGTGATGAAGCTTTAGCAAAAAAAATAGATAAAACATTTACAGTATACCCTACCATTTTTAGAGAAAAACTAAATTTTTCAGTAACTACCGAACATCAAAGCAACATACGCTTATCGTTGTTTGATGTGAGTGGAAATATGGTAAAAACTAAGAATTATGGTGAGTGTAAATCAGGAAAACTCACTTTTGAATTTCTTACTAACGATGTTCCTATGAGAAATTACATTGCAGTACTTCATGTGAACAACCTCAGGTTTGCAAGACATGTAATAAAAGTAAACTAA